The following proteins are co-located in the Natator depressus isolate rNatDep1 chromosome 4, rNatDep2.hap1, whole genome shotgun sequence genome:
- the PKD2 gene encoding polycystin-2 isoform X1 has protein sequence MAGTGGARAALSSPGGGRPLGLELELGRIQGPAGGPYSPPPSSCSRQAWSRDNPGFEPEEAATAAGPVLRMEMDVEWGSRGAASSPTPGASSARGPAGEPDSGRRRRRRGERSVGAAPCPSPTGGDPLAPHLPPDGVPPPHRTAWAKRLARRLRGLWGTRLMEENTSRERYLKSVLRELITYVIFLVVLCVLTYGMVSSSMYYYTRVMSQLFLETPLSKMEKTNFKTLSTMEDFWKFTEGPLLDGLYWEMWYNNKTMAENKSFIYYENLLLGVPRVRQLKVRNGTCSIPEDLKDEIKECYDVYSVANEDTAPFGLRNGTAWTYTNEQDLNGSSHWGLIASYSGAGYYQDLSRSREETATQIANLKKYLWLDRGTRAAFIDFSVYNANINLFCIVRLLVEFPATGGLITSWQFQPVKLIHYISSFDFFLAACEMAFCLFTLYYIVEEILEIRIHKLHYFRSLWNCLDILIIVLSVAAIGINIYRRSTVDMLLKKQLEDQNAFPNFEPLAYWQIQFNNIAAVTVFFVWIKLFKFVSFNRTMSQLSTTMSRCAKDVIGFAIMFFIIFLAYAQLAYLVFGTQVDDFSTFQECVFTQFRIILGDFNFTEVEEANRVLGPIYFTTFVFFMFFILLNMFLAIINDTYSEVKSDMAQQKAEMELSDLIKKGYNKAMIKLKLKKTTVDDISENLQQGGGKLNFDELRQDLKGKGHTDAEIEAIFTKYDQDGDQELTEHEHQQMRDDLEKEREDLDLDRSSLPRPMSGRSFPRSLDDSEEDDDEDSGHSSRRRGSSSSGVSYEEFQVLVRRVDRMEHSIGSIVSKIDAVIVKLEAMERAKLKRRDVLGRLLDGVTEDERLGRDNEIHREQMERLVREELERWESDDTASQMSHRLGTPLGLNSQPRSRSSRPSSSQSIEGIDGSGGGNGGSNIHV, from the exons ATGGCTGGGACCGGGGGCGCCAGGGCCGCGCTCTCCTCCCCGGGCGGCGGGCGaccgctggggctggagctggagctggggcggATTCAGGGACCCGCGGGCGGGCCCTACTCGCCGCCGCCCTCCTCCTGCTCGCGGCAGGCCTGGAGTCGGGACAACCCGGGCTTCGAGCCGGAGGAGGCGGCGACGGCGGCGGGGCCGGTGCTGCGGATGGAGATGGACGTGGAGTGGGGCAGCCGCGGggccgcctcctcccccacccccggcgcCAGCAGCGCCCGGGGCCCGGCCGGGGAGCCTGACAGCGGCCGGCGGCGGCGCCGGCGGGGGGAACGCAGCGTGGGGGCGGCTCCGTGCCCCAGCCCCACCGGGGGGGACCCGCTGGCCCCGCACCTGCCCCCGGATGGGGTCCCTCCGCCCCATCGAACCGCCTGGGCCAAGCGGCTGGCTCGCCGCCTGCGAG GTCTGTGGGGTACAAGATTGATGGAAGAAAACACTAGCAGAGAGAGATACCTGAAAAGTGTTTTACGAGAACTAATCACATATGTGATTTTCCTTGTGGTCTTGTGTGTCT TGACTTATGGGATGGTGAGTTCCAGTATGTACTATTACACTAGGGTAATGTCACAGCTCTTCCTGGAAACACCTTTATCGAAAATGGAGAAAACCAATTTCAAAACCTTATCCACCATGGAGGACTTCTGGAag TTCACAGAAGGCCCTTTGCTGGATGGGCTGTACTGGGAGATGTGGTACAACAATAAAACCATGGCAGAAAACAAAAGTTTCATTTATTATGAGAATCTACTTTTGGGGGTGCCTCGTGTTCGGCAGCTGAAAGTGAGAAATGGGACATGCTCGATACCTGAGGACTTAAAAGATGAAATTAAAGAGTGCTATGACGTTTATTCTGTTGCTAATGAAGATACTGCTCCTTTTGGGCTCCGAAATGGAACAGC TTGGACTTACACCAATGAACAAGATTTGAATGGGAGCAGCCACTGGGGGTTGATTGCCTCATACAGTGGGGCTGGTTATTATCAAGATCTGTCACGAAGCAGAGAGGAGACAGCCACACAGATTGCTAACCTTAAGAAATACTTGTGGCTGGATAGAGGGACAAGAGCAGCCTTTATTGATTTCTCTGTGTACAATGCGAACATCAATCTATTCTGTATTGTCAG gtTATTAGTGGAGTTTCCAGCAACAGGTGGCCTCATTACATCTTGGCAGTTTCAGCCAGTGAAGCTTATCCATTACATTTCTAGTTTTGATTTCTTCCTGGCAGCCTGTGAAATGGCCTTTTGTCTCTTCACCCTTTATTATATTGTAGAAGAGATCTTGGAAATTCGCATCCATAAACTGCATTACTTCAGGAGTCTCTGGAATTGTCTTGATATCCTTATCATTGTG CTATCCGTAGCAGCTATAGGAATTAACATATATAGAAGGTCAACAGTGGACATGTTACTGAAGAAGCAGCTGGAAGATCAAAATGCTTTCCCCAATTTTGAACCTTTGGCATATTGGCAAATACAATTCAACAACATTGCTGCCGTCACTGTGTTTTTTGTCTGGATTAAG CTCTTCAAATTTGTCAGCTTCAACAGAACAATGAGCCAGTTATCCACCACCATGTCTCGCTGTGCCAAAGATGTCATTGGCTTTGCTAttatgtttttcattattttcttagCATATGCTCAGCTGGCTTACCTTGTGTTTGGCACTCAAGTTGATGACTTCAGTACTTTCCAGGAGTGTGT ctttaCTCAGTTCCGCATCATTTTGGGAGACTTTAACTTTACAGAGGTTGAAGAAGCTAACAGAGTTTTGGGACCAATTTATTTCACTACATTTGTGTTCTTTATGTTCTTCATTCTTTTG AACATGTTTTTGGCCATTATCAATGATACTTATTCAGAGGTCAAATCCGATATGGCCCAGCAGAAGGCGGAAATGGAACTGTCCGATCTTATcaaaaag GGATACAATAAAGCCATGATTAAACTTAAATTGAAAAAAACTACTGTTGATGACATTTCAGAGAACTTGCAACAAGGTGGGGGCAAGTTAAACTTTGATGAACTACGACAGGATCTCAAGGG GAAGGGTCACACAGATGCAGAGATTGAAGCAATATTTACGAAGTATGACCAGGATGGGGACCAGGAATTGACAGAACACGAACATCAGCAAATGAGAGATGATCTAGAGAAAGAGAGG GAGGATCTGGATCTGGACAGGAGCTCTCTACCACGTCCAATGAGTGGTCGAAGCTTTCCTCGCAGTCTGGATGACTCTGAAGAAGACGATGATGAGGACAGTGGACACAGCTCTAGAAGAAGAGGTAGCAGCTCTAGTGGGGTTTCATATGAAGAGTTCCAAGT GTTGGTGAGACGAGTGGATCGCATGGAACATTCCATAGGCAGTATTGTTTCCAAAATTGATGCTGTTATTGTAAAGCTTGAGGCAATGGAGCGGGCCAAACTGAAAAGGAGAGATGTGTTGGGAAGACTGCTGGATGGAGTTACAGAG GATGAAAGACTGGGACGTGACAATGAAATCCACAGGGAACAAATGGAGAGGTTAGTACGAGAGGAACTGGAGCGTTGGGAATCAGATGACACAGCTTCCCAAATGAGCCACCGCCTGGGAACACCACTTGGACTGAATAGCCAGCCTCGTTCTAGGAGTTCCCGTCCATCCTCCTCTCAGTCAATAGAAGGCATTGATGGAAGTGGAGGAGGGAATGGCGGGAGCAACATCCATGTGTAA
- the PKD2 gene encoding polycystin-2 isoform X2 → MWYNNKTMAENKSFIYYENLLLGVPRVRQLKVRNGTCSIPEDLKDEIKECYDVYSVANEDTAPFGLRNGTAWTYTNEQDLNGSSHWGLIASYSGAGYYQDLSRSREETATQIANLKKYLWLDRGTRAAFIDFSVYNANINLFCIVRLLVEFPATGGLITSWQFQPVKLIHYISSFDFFLAACEMAFCLFTLYYIVEEILEIRIHKLHYFRSLWNCLDILIIVLSVAAIGINIYRRSTVDMLLKKQLEDQNAFPNFEPLAYWQIQFNNIAAVTVFFVWIKLFKFVSFNRTMSQLSTTMSRCAKDVIGFAIMFFIIFLAYAQLAYLVFGTQVDDFSTFQECVFTQFRIILGDFNFTEVEEANRVLGPIYFTTFVFFMFFILLNMFLAIINDTYSEVKSDMAQQKAEMELSDLIKKGYNKAMIKLKLKKTTVDDISENLQQGGGKLNFDELRQDLKGKGHTDAEIEAIFTKYDQDGDQELTEHEHQQMRDDLEKEREDLDLDRSSLPRPMSGRSFPRSLDDSEEDDDEDSGHSSRRRGSSSSGVSYEEFQVLVRRVDRMEHSIGSIVSKIDAVIVKLEAMERAKLKRRDVLGRLLDGVTEDERLGRDNEIHREQMERLVREELERWESDDTASQMSHRLGTPLGLNSQPRSRSSRPSSSQSIEGIDGSGGGNGGSNIHV, encoded by the exons ATGTGGTACAACAATAAAACCATGGCAGAAAACAAAAGTTTCATTTATTATGAGAATCTACTTTTGGGGGTGCCTCGTGTTCGGCAGCTGAAAGTGAGAAATGGGACATGCTCGATACCTGAGGACTTAAAAGATGAAATTAAAGAGTGCTATGACGTTTATTCTGTTGCTAATGAAGATACTGCTCCTTTTGGGCTCCGAAATGGAACAGC TTGGACTTACACCAATGAACAAGATTTGAATGGGAGCAGCCACTGGGGGTTGATTGCCTCATACAGTGGGGCTGGTTATTATCAAGATCTGTCACGAAGCAGAGAGGAGACAGCCACACAGATTGCTAACCTTAAGAAATACTTGTGGCTGGATAGAGGGACAAGAGCAGCCTTTATTGATTTCTCTGTGTACAATGCGAACATCAATCTATTCTGTATTGTCAG gtTATTAGTGGAGTTTCCAGCAACAGGTGGCCTCATTACATCTTGGCAGTTTCAGCCAGTGAAGCTTATCCATTACATTTCTAGTTTTGATTTCTTCCTGGCAGCCTGTGAAATGGCCTTTTGTCTCTTCACCCTTTATTATATTGTAGAAGAGATCTTGGAAATTCGCATCCATAAACTGCATTACTTCAGGAGTCTCTGGAATTGTCTTGATATCCTTATCATTGTG CTATCCGTAGCAGCTATAGGAATTAACATATATAGAAGGTCAACAGTGGACATGTTACTGAAGAAGCAGCTGGAAGATCAAAATGCTTTCCCCAATTTTGAACCTTTGGCATATTGGCAAATACAATTCAACAACATTGCTGCCGTCACTGTGTTTTTTGTCTGGATTAAG CTCTTCAAATTTGTCAGCTTCAACAGAACAATGAGCCAGTTATCCACCACCATGTCTCGCTGTGCCAAAGATGTCATTGGCTTTGCTAttatgtttttcattattttcttagCATATGCTCAGCTGGCTTACCTTGTGTTTGGCACTCAAGTTGATGACTTCAGTACTTTCCAGGAGTGTGT ctttaCTCAGTTCCGCATCATTTTGGGAGACTTTAACTTTACAGAGGTTGAAGAAGCTAACAGAGTTTTGGGACCAATTTATTTCACTACATTTGTGTTCTTTATGTTCTTCATTCTTTTG AACATGTTTTTGGCCATTATCAATGATACTTATTCAGAGGTCAAATCCGATATGGCCCAGCAGAAGGCGGAAATGGAACTGTCCGATCTTATcaaaaag GGATACAATAAAGCCATGATTAAACTTAAATTGAAAAAAACTACTGTTGATGACATTTCAGAGAACTTGCAACAAGGTGGGGGCAAGTTAAACTTTGATGAACTACGACAGGATCTCAAGGG GAAGGGTCACACAGATGCAGAGATTGAAGCAATATTTACGAAGTATGACCAGGATGGGGACCAGGAATTGACAGAACACGAACATCAGCAAATGAGAGATGATCTAGAGAAAGAGAGG GAGGATCTGGATCTGGACAGGAGCTCTCTACCACGTCCAATGAGTGGTCGAAGCTTTCCTCGCAGTCTGGATGACTCTGAAGAAGACGATGATGAGGACAGTGGACACAGCTCTAGAAGAAGAGGTAGCAGCTCTAGTGGGGTTTCATATGAAGAGTTCCAAGT GTTGGTGAGACGAGTGGATCGCATGGAACATTCCATAGGCAGTATTGTTTCCAAAATTGATGCTGTTATTGTAAAGCTTGAGGCAATGGAGCGGGCCAAACTGAAAAGGAGAGATGTGTTGGGAAGACTGCTGGATGGAGTTACAGAG GATGAAAGACTGGGACGTGACAATGAAATCCACAGGGAACAAATGGAGAGGTTAGTACGAGAGGAACTGGAGCGTTGGGAATCAGATGACACAGCTTCCCAAATGAGCCACCGCCTGGGAACACCACTTGGACTGAATAGCCAGCCTCGTTCTAGGAGTTCCCGTCCATCCTCCTCTCAGTCAATAGAAGGCATTGATGGAAGTGGAGGAGGGAATGGCGGGAGCAACATCCATGTGTAA